The stretch of DNA CAAACTGATAATATTCCGGTGGGAACTGATTGACTGGAAACTGGCGAAGAAAACTTCGCAGTGTTAGTGTTTTATGTGCAAACTCATCTCTTTCAATGGACAAAACAATTTTAAAAAACCGCTCATTCTTATCATTTACAACTGAAGTAAAACCTTCACCAAGGCCACCTGGTCCTGCAAATAAATCTATTATAGGGATTTGTTTACTGCTCATTCAGGGAGCAATATTACTACATGTAAATTGAAGTTCCTGGAGTTTTACCCCAAATAAATGGGAAAATCAACATAACTTTTTAAGAATAGAATATAATGTTCTTTCAAGCCTCTGGGGCTTTAACCTGCATTCCCAAATAACCATCACCTTCCAGTTATCTTTTTTCAAGGTTTTTATGACTTTTTCATCATTAGCCTTATTCCGGTTTATCTTATCCATCCACCATTTGGTTCTTGTCTTCGGCATAACAAAGTACTTACAGTATTTATGCCCATGCCAGAAACAGCCATGCACAAAAATCACCGTTCGGTATTTGGGTAAAACAATATCCGGTTTACCGGGGAGATTTTTAACGTGGAGCCTGTAACGGTATCCGTTTGCATGCAGAAACCTGCGTACCAGCATCTCAGGCTTCGTATCCTTGCTGCGGATCTGCTGCATATTATAGCTACGTTGCCGGGGTGTATGCACATCTGCCATACCATAAATCTACGGATGTTTGCCTTACCGCCTGCCTGCTCAGTTGATCTTTACCGCAGTCATTTTTCTCTCGCCCCGCTTAAAATAAAAACCGGTTACCTTTCCGGTGGCGTCTTTTTCAAAACTGAAAAGGATCGTTATCTCTTTGGCAAAAAATTCTTCGGGAGAAGAGAAATAGATCTTATACACATCCCGGCGGTTTACCGTAAATAACGACTGGCCCCCGTTGCGGCTGATGGTTATGGTATCGCCATTTATTAAATAATCCCCGGTATACGCATCCAGCACAGCGTCCGGAACGGTAACCAGTTTTTTTACCAGGGGCTTATAATAATCTTTCC from Chitinophagaceae bacterium encodes:
- the vsr gene encoding DNA mismatch endonuclease Vsr, whose translation is MADVHTPRQRSYNMQQIRSKDTKPEMLVRRFLHANGYRYRLHVKNLPGKPDIVLPKYRTVIFVHGCFWHGHKYCKYFVMPKTRTKWWMDKINRNKANDEKVIKTLKKDNWKVMVIWECRLKPQRLERTLYSILKKLC